In the genome of Mytilus edulis chromosome 3, xbMytEdul2.2, whole genome shotgun sequence, one region contains:
- the LOC139514121 gene encoding uncharacterized protein: MANPMYSTLLSYFNSSSGVSPIVSKLSYSLQEKWTTQASNYKKKHSVPYPPFSFFINFIRDMCQIRNDPAFSYSNSSTSSNTKRSSNPVLTRKVEVSAQSNTRVHDSNNRCPIHKAGHTLSECRGFQKRPFQDRQRFLREKKICFRCCQSNDHISRNCNVNVKCSICGNNRHVSSMHIDRPPTSDKISTPKTDEDNGGELSTETVSAICTRLCGNMRVGRSCGKTVLVDVFSGTSPEQSVRIYAIIDDQSNHSLATPDLFDRLGLHGSQKQFVLSSCSGSSTMVGRYASGIRICSIDGQSTFDMPEVIECDSIPSDLHEIPTPDVANAHPHLHSIAPYLPALDPSCKVELLIGRDLPEVHHVTEQIIGGKGEPFAQKLPLGWVVIGEVCLGKVHAPSVINVRKTHVLNDGRHTTFPLCNLNIKVNDVQDHIFVRTQADNKLGPSVQDRQFLELMQRHFRKDENGLWSAPLPFIQPKPQMPNNRYQAWKRAQILDSSLRKDSKKLEHFVTFMSKVISSGAAEVAPDEIPGECWYLPLFGVYHPKKPNQIRGVFDSSALYEGVSLNSILMSGPDLTNNLVGVLMRFRKNRIAITGDVEQMFYQFHVDEYHRDYLRFFWYENNDITKPLIEYRMKVHVFGNTPSPAVATYGLREAVSEAENDVRSFVTNDFYVDDGLISFADKDDAIDLMQRTQKALKDNGNIRLHKIISNDIDVMKAFPLEDLGKELKDLDLCSDTLPVQHSLGLSWNLQTDMFIFRVNDDEKPITRRGILSTINSLFDPLGFITPLVISGKILLREVVPPGTDWDDPLSIDHETKWKNWLKSLKSFSCFEIPRMIVPVSISLTRQVDIHIFSDASEQAISAVAYLEAIDETGSSFIGFLTGKSKLAPIKGHTIPRLELCGAVLATEDGEAICHHMNLSPSVCHYYTDSRVVLGYICNTTRRFFTYVSNRVEKIHTVSEPSQWSYVSTDRNPADLGTRFISCPDMQIISSWINGPKWLLNKEPFDIVSFPLLSPHCDKEIRPEIVSRKTQIDSLQIDSQRYSKFSSWRSLVRSLSLLRHIAKTLSTTTTSRCKGWHICVEKDTPDFIKGTETLVIRQVQKEFFEHEIDSLNTDILIDVVYHNKVTNVLNLHRTWSSYAGRPICKLIFDI, translated from the coding sequence ATGGCGAACCCGATGTATTCAACACTGTTAAGCTACTTTAATTCTTCGTCAGGTGTTTCTCCGATCGTATCAAAGCTTTCTTATTCCCTGCAAGAGAAATGGACAACACAAGCGTCAAATTACAAGAAAAAACATTCAGTGCCGTATCCGCCATTTTCCTTCTTTATTAATTTCATCAGAGATATGTGTCAAATTCGCAATGATCCTGCTTTTAGTTATTCAAATTCTAGCACTTCTAGCAATACAAAGCGTTCTTCAAATCCAGTTCTGACTAGGAAAGTTGAGGTTTCAGCTCAGAGTAACACTCGTGTACATGATAGCAATAATCGTTGTCCGATACATAAAGCTGGACATACTTTAAGTGAGTGTCGCGGTTTCCAAAAGCGACCATTTCAGGATCGTCAGCGTTTTCTCCgtgaaaagaaaatatgttttcgTTGTTGTCAATCAAATGACCATATATCAAGGAACTGCAATGTCAATGTTAAATGTTCAATTTGCGGAAACAATCGCCATGTTTCATCTATGCACATAGATCGTCCACCCACATCCGACAAAATCAGTACACCAAAAACTGATGAAGACAATGGCGGGGAGTTATCTACAGAAACAGTATCAGCAATATGTACAAGATTGTGTGGAAATATGCGTGTCGGCCGTTCGTGTGGGAAAACAGTTTTAGTGGATGTTTTCTCTGGAACTTCTCCTGAACAGTCTGTTCGTATCTACGCAATTATAGATGATCAGAGTAATCATAGTCTTGCGACGCCGGATCTTTTCGATCGACTTGGACTCCATGGTTCTCAAAAACAGTTCGTATTGTCGTCATGTTCTGGTAGCTCTACTATGGTAGGCAGATATGCTAGTGGTATTCGTATATGCTCTATTGATGGACAATCAACGTTTGATATGCCAGAAGTTATAGAATGTGACTCCATTCCTAGTGATTTACATGAAATACCGACTCCAGATGTTGCAAATGCACACCCGCATCTACATAGTATTGCTCCATACTTACCTGCATTAGATCCAAGTTGTAAAGTTGAACTTTTGATAGGACGCGACTTACCTGAAGTGCACCATGTAACGGAACAAATTATTGGTGGTAAAGGTGAACCTTTTGCACAAAAACTTCCTTTAGGATGGGTTGTAATTGGAGAGGTTTGTCTTGGGAAGGTTCATGCTCCTTCTGTTATCAACGTTCGCAAAACTCATGTGTTAAATGATGGACGACACACAACTTTCCCTTTGTGTAATTTAAATATCAAGGTTAACGATGTTCAAGATCACATTTTTGTTCGTACACAGGCAGACAACAAATTAGGTCCCTCGGTTCAGGACAGACAGTTTCTAGAACTAATGCAACGTCACTTTCGTAAAGATGAGAATGGTCTTTGGTCAGCTCCTTTGCCATTTATACAACCGAAACCACAAATGCCTAACAATCGTTATCAAGCATGGAAAAGAGCTCAGATTTTAGACTCAAGCTTGCGCAAGGACTCTAAAAAGCTTGAACATTTTGTTACCTTTATGTCAAAAGTGATTAGTAGTGGTGCAGCTGAAGTGGCACCCGACGAGATTCCAGGAGAATGCTGGTATCTTCCTCTTTTTGGGGTGTACCACCCTAAAAAACCAAATCAAATACGTGGAGTTTTCGACTCATCAGCACTGTATGAAGGAGTATCTCTTAATAGTATTCTAATGTCCGGACCGGACCTGACTAATAACCTTGTTGGAGTGCTCATGCGTTTTAGAAAGAATAGAATTGCAATAACAGGTGACGTTGAACAAATGTTTTACCAATTTCATGTTGATGAATATCATCGAGATTATTTGCGTTTCTTTTGGTATGAGAACAATGACATCACAAAACCGTTGATTGAATACCGCATGAAAGTACATGTGTTTGGCAACACCCCTTCACCTGCTGTAGCGACATATGGTTTACGTGAAGCTGTTTCAGAAGCTGAAAATGATGTGCGTTCTTTTGTTACGAATGATTTTTATGTAGATGATGGTCTGATCTCTTTTGCAGACAAGGATGATGCAATTGACCTTATGCAAAGAACACAAAAAGCTCTCAAGGATAATGGGAACATACGACTACACAAAATCATTTCAAACGATATCGATGTGATGAAAGCTTTTCCTTTAGAGGATTTAGGAAAAGAGTTAAAAGATTTGGATTTGTGCTCAGATACTTTGCCTGTTCAGCATAGTTTAGGTTTGTCGTGGAATTTACAGACAGACATGTTTATCTTTCGTGTTAATGATGATGAAAAACCAATCACCCGTAGAGGCATACTTTCAACTATTAACAGTTTGTTTGATCCGTTGGGTTTTATTACGCCGCTAGTCATCAGTGGAAAAATTCTACTTCGAGAAGTTGTTCCACCAGGAACTGATTGGGATGATCCGCTGTCGATTGATCATGAAACAAAATGGAAAAACTGGTTGAAGTCTTTGAAATCTTTTAGTTGTTTTGAAATACCGCGTATGATTGTTCCGGTATCTATTTCTTTGACACGCCAAGTTGATATCCACATTTTCTCTGATGCTTCAGAACAAGCAATCTCTGCTGTAGCTTACCTGGAGGCAATCGATGAAACTGGTTCGTCATTTATAGGTTTTCTTACTGGAAAGTCGAAACTTGCACCTATCAAAGGTCATACTATTCCTAGATTGGAACTGTGCGGTGCCGTGTTGGCTACGGAAGATGGAGAAGCGATATGTCATCATATGAATCTTTCTCCGAGTGTTTGTCATTACTACACAGACAGTCGAGTAGTGTTAGGATATATATGTAATACCACCCGTCGATTCTTCACATATGTCAGTAATCGTGTAGAAAAGATTCATACAGTGTCGGAACCTTCACAGTGGTCATATGTATCAACGGATAGAAACCCAGCTGACTTAGGGACTAGATTTATTAGCTGTCCAGACATGCAAATTATTAGTTCTTGGATTAACGGACCGAAATGGTTATTAAACAAGGAACCTTTTGATATTGTATCTTTTCCGTTGTTATCACCACATTGCGATAAGGAAATTCGCCCTGAAATTGTTTCACGTAAAACACAAATCGACAGTCTACAGATTGACTCTCAACGATACAGCAAGTTTTCTAGTTGGCGATCTCTCGTCAGATCATTATCACTCTTGAGACACATAGCTAAGACTTTAAGTACTACAACAACATCTCGTTGCAAAGGTTGGCATATTTGCGTTGAAAAGGACACTCCAGATTTTATCAAGGGAACCGAAACATTGGTTATTAGACAAGTACAAAAGGAATTCTTTGAACACGAAATAGATTCTTTAAATACTGACATACTCATAGATGTTGTGTACCACAACAAGGTGACAAATGTTTTAAATCTTCATAGAACTTGGTCATCCTATGCTGGCAGACCAATATGTAagttaatttttgatatttga